The Tubulanus polymorphus chromosome 1, tnTubPoly1.2, whole genome shotgun sequence genome contains a region encoding:
- the LOC141915302 gene encoding serine palmitoyltransferase small subunit A-like: MSVFDRISGFIKYWYFQYLLNTALYMAEPWERHIFNSILVAIIAMAVYTTYIFLPGHAIMVIKFVKFVLGISNNTDDLDVTRTIQVNQET, encoded by the exons ATGTCAGTCTTCGATCGAATAAGTGGCTTTATAAAGTATTGGTATTTCCAATACTTACTGAACACAGCTTTATATATGGCAGAACCGTGGGAACGACATATTTTCA ATTCTATACTGGTCGCTATTATCGCAATGGCAGTTTATACTACGTACATTTTCCTGCCTGGTCACGCGATTATGGTTATAAAATTCGTGAAATTCGTGTTAGGCATATCGAATAATACGGACGATTTGGACGTCACGCGAACCATACAAGTCAACCAAGAAACGTAG
- the LOC141915301 gene encoding sodium/calcium exchanger 1-like, protein MHKMRQIIKGVFYPLPFIFVLMSMFSGASADENKTGKEEDDEVCKDGVFLPRWEPVGQLSTGDKIARATVYMSSMVFMFLGVSIIADRFMAAIEVITSKEKEVRVKKPNGEMSVISVRIWNETVSNLTLMALGSSAPEILLSLIEIVGKDFNAGDLGPGTIVGSAAFNLFIIIAICVYVIPDGEVRRIKHLRVFFITATWSIFAYLWLYMIIGVITPNRVDVWEALLTFLFFPLTVVTAYFADRKIFFYSFLSKKYRGSRTKKVVIQAEGDVEMADGKTNYLADGAELKAVDNIDPEVADFEKHRKDYIEIIRELRKKNPNIDAKTLEEMAQYEVMNRGPKSRAFYRIQATRKLTGGGNVIKRSKIERKASVEDVKLDAQDDITRICFEPGHYTVMENVGVFKLTVSRQGGDLDNTVYVDYKTEDGTANAGSDYEFAEGSIVFYPGETHKQFPITIIDDEIFEEDEHFYVRLSNIRIGDTDGMFKDNPTEKVQLVNPSQATVMILDDDHAGVFHFALTKTEVVESCGEAELTILRSSGARGRVILPYRTIDGSAKGGKDFETVDDEIVFENDETQKAIKIRIVDDEEYEKTEHFFVQLGYPKLGSKEKKPQKSVDELNDDEKVAEGGLPKLGEVTQMEVIIKESMEFKSTVDKLLKKANLSLVVGTSSWREQFIDAITVSAGGDDEDEDGEEKLPSCLDYVMHFLTIFWKVLFASVAPTDVWGGWACFSMAIIWIGILTAFIGDLASAFGCTVGLKDAVTAISFVALGTSVPDTFASKVAAVNDQYADSSIGNVTGSNGVNVFLGIGIAWLVATIVHAARGTTFKVKKGSLGFSVTIFCIFAFLAIIILVIRRHKSIGGELGGSKRAKIITACVLTSFWLTYLLLSSFESYKLIKGF, encoded by the exons ATGCACAAAATGAGACAAATAATCAAGGGGGTATTTTACCCATTACCCTTTATTTTTGTGCTCATGTCTATGTTCTCAGGAGCATCAGCCGACGAAAATAAGACCGGCAAAGAAGAGGATGATGAAGTGTGTAAAGATGGTGTCTTTCTGCCAAGATGGGAGCCGGTGGGACAGCTTAGCACTGGTGATAAGATCGCCAGAGCAACTGTCTATATGTCATCGATGGTTTTCATGTTTCTCGGAGTATCAATCATAGCCGATAGATTTATGGCAGCTATTGAGGTTATTACCTCGAAAGAAAAGGAAGTTCGAGTTAAAAAGCCGAACGGCGAGATGTCAGTTATAAGCGTACGCATTTGGAACGAGACCGTATCCAATTTGACCCTGATGGCGTTAGGCTCATCAGCTCCGGAGATCTTGTTGTCATTGATAGAAATTGTCGGTAAAGATTTCAATGCCGGTGACCTCGGACCAGGAACAATTGTTGGTAGCGCCGCCttcaatttgtttattataatCGCAATTTGCGTATACGTAATTCCTGATGGTGAAGTACGTCGAATTAAACATTTAAGAGTGTTCTTCATCACTGCAACATGGAGCATCTTCGCTTATTTGTGGTTGTATATGATCATCGGTGTCATAACGCCGAATCGAGTCGATGTTTGGGAAGCGTTGCTGACGTTCTTGTTTTTCCCGTTGACCGTTGTCACGGCGTATTTCGCCGATCGAAAGATTTTCTTCTACAGCTTCTTGTCGAAGAAATACCGGGGCAGCCGTACGAAAAAGGTTGTCATCCAAGCTGAAGGCGATGTTGAGATGGCTGATGGTAAAACGAACTACTTGGCAGATGGTGCTGAACTGAAGGCAGTTGATAACATCGATCCTGAAGTCGCTGATTTCGAGAAACATCGAAAAGATTACATTGAGATCATACGCGAATTGAGGAAAAAGAATCCGAATATCGATGCCAAAACGCTTGAAGAAATGGCGCAATACGAAGTTATGAATCGAGGGCCGAAAAGTAGAGCGTTTTATCGTATCCAAGCTACTAGGAAACTCACTGGTGGAGGCAATGTTATCAAAAGATCAAAGATTGAAAGAAAAGCGAGTGTAGAAGATGTTAAGCTTGATGCTCAGGATGACATTACGAGAATATGTTTCGAGCCAGGGCATTACACGGTTATGGAAAATGTAGGTGTGTTTAAATTGACAGTGTCTCGACAGGGAGGCGATCTTGATAATACGGTCTACGTCGACTACAAAACAGAAGATGGTACCGCCAATGCTGGCTCGGATTACGAATTCGCAGAAGGTTCGATCGTTTTTTATCCGGGTGAAACCCACAAACAATTTCCCATTACAATTATCGACGACGAAATTTTTGAAGAAGACGAACATTTCTACGTTCGACTTTCAAACATACGAATTGGCGACACAGATGGCATGTTTAAAGACAATCCGACTGAAAAGGTACAGCTTGTCAACCCATCGCAAGCCACTGTTATGATTCTAGATGACGACCACGCAGGCGTTTTTCACTTCGCTTTGACGAAAACGGAAGTGGTAGAATCTTGCGGCGAGGCTGAGCTTACGATTCTGCGATCATCTGGTGCCAGGGGTCGGGTTATTTTGCCATACCGAACAATCGATGGTTCGGCCAAAGGAGGGAAGGATTTCGAAacagttgatgatgaaattgtctttgaaaatgatgaaactcA GAAAGCGATCAAAATTCGCATCGTCGACGACGAAGAGTACGAAAAAACCGAACATTTCTTCGTGCAACTCGGATACCCAAAACTCGGTTCCAAAGAAA aaaaaccTCAGAAATCTGTGGATGAACTGAACGACGATGAAAAGGTGGCCGAAGGCGGCTTACCGAAATTGGGCGAAGTCACCCAGATGGAAGTGATTATCAAAGAAAGCATGGAATTTAAG AGTACTGTTGATAAGTTGCTGAAAAAAGCTAACCTCTCGCTGGTTGTTGGAACAAGCTCTTGGAGGGAGCAGTTTATCGATGCTATAACTGTTAGCGCTG GAGGTGATGATGAAGACGAGGATGGTGAAGAGAAGCTGCCGTCTTGCCTCGACTATGTCATGCACTTTTTAACAATTTTCTGGAAGGTGCTCTTCGCAAGCGTTGCTCCGACGg ATGTTTGGGGAGGATGGGCCTGCTTCTCGATGGCTATCATTTGGATAGGTATTTTAACAGCATTCATTGGTGATTTggcaagcgcattcggttgtACTGTTGGCCTTAAAGATGCTGTGACTGCTATTTCGTTCGTTGCCTTGGGAACTAGTGTTCCAG ATACGTTCGCTAGTAAAGTTGCGGCAGTGAATGATCAATACGCTGATTCCTCGATCGGAAACGTTACCGGAAGCAACGGCGTGAACGTATTCTTGGGCATCGGTATTGCGTGGCTGGTGGCGACGATCGTGCATGCGGCGCGAGGAACAACATTCAAGGTGAAAAAAGGCTCGTTAGGTTTTTCCGTCACGATTTTCTGTATATTCGCGTTCCTCGCCATCATCATTCTCGTAATACGACGTCATAAGTCAATCGGCGGCGAACTCGGCGGTAGCAAAAGAGCAAAGATCATTACTGCATGTGTGCTAACATCATTTTGGCTTACGTATTTGTTATTATCGTCGTTCGAATCGTACAAGCTTATAAAAGGATTCTAA